From Bacillus pumilus, one genomic window encodes:
- a CDS encoding YheE family protein has translation MISHFQWKPLFKKAQLPGWKISFFHNGAHYEGIYHKTGDIEWGSQLPPHEVEPTLKEEIHELMLFHVYD, from the coding sequence ATGATTTCTCATTTTCAATGGAAACCTCTCTTTAAGAAAGCACAGTTGCCAGGCTGGAAAATATCCTTTTTTCACAATGGTGCGCACTACGAAGGCATCTACCACAAAACAGGTGATATTGAATGGGGCTCCCAGCTTCCACCTCATGAAGTCGAACCAACCTTAAAAGAAGAAATCCACGAATTAATGCTATTCCATGTCTATGATTAA
- a CDS encoding YheC/YheD family protein, with translation MNKNRFIIAPHLTSEKTVHLPAHFKQQDAIYSLALGSRLVDDFTVSYHQHPNKILLSENLYRNLLIPYQSKADVIAVDHTLFIGPLLGIFTAGFGQSAQPLGTRSDFLIKLLHSFRQHAGFAYLFGTHSIDWDKGIVEGLLHQQQTWVKKQMPLPSVIYDRLPNRKAAQSAFIQETKRKLTQDYDIPWFNPYFFNKWDIHEQLLTDEKTCPFLPHSIQLDPVDALNKIETLLHLHQVIYLKPSNGSHGDGIYQLKKTAHGITVCSNHGSAVPYDSIEHFVTKHRKDHAIQDFMAQQGIALLQIDNQPMDFRVHTNKNKYGHWTVTAAAAKVSGNHTVTTHHLHGGLVKTLYDVFPEKKKRLKTLEQLSYTAITLSQVIDEKMSGHIGEIGFDLGIDQTGAIWMFEANSRPGREIFQQVSLRNSERLIGKRIMDYASYLSQTTSTTTDHTNVY, from the coding sequence ATGAACAAAAATCGCTTCATCATCGCCCCTCATCTCACAAGTGAAAAAACAGTTCATCTTCCCGCCCATTTTAAACAGCAGGATGCGATCTATTCTCTTGCTTTAGGATCCCGTTTAGTAGATGACTTCACCGTTTCCTATCATCAACATCCAAATAAAATTTTATTATCAGAAAATCTATATAGAAATTTACTAATTCCTTATCAATCAAAAGCTGATGTGATCGCCGTTGATCATACACTGTTTATAGGGCCGCTGCTTGGCATTTTCACAGCAGGTTTTGGGCAAAGCGCGCAGCCACTAGGAACGAGATCAGACTTTTTAATCAAACTGCTGCACTCTTTCAGGCAGCATGCTGGATTTGCCTACCTTTTTGGTACACATTCTATTGATTGGGATAAAGGAATAGTAGAAGGATTGTTGCACCAACAGCAAACATGGGTTAAAAAACAGATGCCTCTGCCGTCAGTCATTTACGACCGTCTTCCAAATAGAAAGGCTGCTCAGTCGGCATTCATTCAAGAAACAAAGCGTAAACTCACACAAGACTATGATATTCCTTGGTTCAACCCTTATTTTTTTAATAAATGGGATATTCATGAACAACTGTTAACAGATGAAAAAACATGTCCTTTTCTTCCACATTCCATACAATTGGATCCGGTGGACGCTCTAAATAAAATAGAAACACTCCTCCATCTACATCAGGTCATATACTTAAAACCATCGAATGGAAGTCACGGCGACGGTATTTATCAATTAAAGAAGACGGCTCATGGAATCACTGTATGCTCAAATCACGGAAGCGCTGTTCCATATGACTCAATAGAGCATTTCGTGACCAAGCACCGGAAAGATCACGCAATTCAAGACTTTATGGCTCAACAAGGCATTGCACTTCTTCAAATAGACAATCAACCAATGGATTTCAGAGTTCATACGAATAAAAATAAGTACGGCCATTGGACAGTCACGGCAGCAGCAGCAAAAGTCTCTGGCAATCACACAGTAACGACTCACCATTTACATGGTGGCTTAGTAAAAACACTTTATGATGTTTTTCCAGAAAAGAAGAAGCGTTTGAAAACTTTAGAGCAGCTTTCTTATACTGCCATCACGCTTAGTCAGGTGATAGATGAAAAAATGTCCGGCCATATTGGTGAAATCGGTTTTGATTTAGGCATTGATCAGACAGGAGCTATCTGGATGTTTGAAGCCAATTCTCGCCCTGGCCGCGAGATTTTCCAGCAGGTTTCATTGCGAAACTCAGAAAGACTGATTGGGAAAAGAATCATGGATTATGCATCTTATCTTTCACAAACGACCTCAACAACTACAGACCACACGAACGTCTACTAA
- a CDS encoding YheC/YheD family protein — MTSTLGIVTLSSKYEEAFTRGLAKAAPSYGLKVVRFTPFDLKPASNLIQGQTYTNGQGFAAAEFEIPDLIYDRCLYKHDAQSKKAKPIMEWLKKYPKTDFLNTGISNKMMLFEQLRLLPSLQPYLPVCSLLKEPSDLLNMVRKDGYCKMQPLSQQHAASTYFIFLKDNTFTVQLSPEQVITFSRPSDIERWCKKYVGRYFLQFFQTSDQKDFLFNEIRIFLMKDSQNQWNRIGIHTKSPTENSHLNITQKSAPMIGFDHYLNTLQPHIKELLLDDIASIQASLPAYIDKTFSPCFEFAVDLLHTSEGRLFISNIRSKPGRSVFLKAYPDKEDQLIRTILAHAQSMASQPKEVSYEQKSLHHRPSSHK, encoded by the coding sequence ATGACATCAACATTAGGTATTGTGACCCTTTCTTCAAAGTATGAAGAGGCATTCACTCGTGGGTTAGCCAAAGCTGCCCCTTCTTATGGTTTAAAGGTTGTTCGTTTTACACCATTTGATTTAAAGCCGGCTTCAAATTTGATACAAGGTCAAACTTATACGAATGGTCAAGGATTTGCCGCAGCAGAATTTGAGATTCCTGACTTGATTTACGATCGATGCCTTTACAAGCATGACGCACAATCTAAAAAAGCAAAACCAATCATGGAATGGCTGAAAAAGTATCCGAAAACAGATTTTTTGAATACAGGTATTTCAAATAAAATGATGCTATTCGAGCAGCTCCGTCTCCTCCCTTCTTTACAGCCATATTTACCTGTCTGCTCATTATTAAAAGAGCCATCAGACCTTCTCAACATGGTAAGAAAAGACGGTTATTGTAAAATGCAGCCGCTCTCTCAACAGCATGCAGCATCTACTTACTTCATTTTCTTAAAAGACAACACTTTCACTGTTCAGCTAAGTCCCGAGCAAGTCATCACATTTTCGCGTCCATCAGATATAGAGCGCTGGTGTAAAAAGTACGTTGGCCGATATTTCCTTCAATTTTTTCAGACGAGTGATCAAAAAGACTTTTTATTCAATGAAATAAGGATTTTCCTTATGAAAGATTCACAAAATCAATGGAATCGCATAGGGATTCACACAAAATCACCTACAGAAAATAGTCATTTAAACATTACACAAAAATCAGCTCCCATGATAGGCTTTGATCACTATCTAAACACATTGCAGCCGCACATCAAAGAGCTTCTTTTAGATGATATTGCATCCATTCAAGCATCTCTCCCAGCATATATAGATAAAACCTTCTCCCCTTGCTTTGAATTCGCTGTAGACTTACTCCATACAAGTGAAGGTAGGCTTTTCATATCAAATATAAGATCAAAGCCAGGGCGATCCGTTTTTTTAAAAGCTTATCCTGACAAGGAAGATCAATTGATTCGTACCATTCTTGCACATGCTCAATCGATGGCGTCTCAACCGAAGGAGGTTTCTTATGAACAAAAATCGCTTCATCATCGCCCCTCATCTCACAAGTGA
- a CDS encoding DUF445 domain-containing protein produces MNIFTTFIFMIVIGAVIGAATNHLAIKMLFRPYKPYYLFGKQLPFTPGLIPKRRDEVAKQVGVMVMEHLLTPEGIQKRFESSEAKQEILHTVHRYIDKGAEMEITVLSLLERFGVSQADVKADEWIHQWSDQKLNSLLEKYNEQTLSELLPLDVENKISSKIPDAADYILKRGIHYFESEEGKARLGNMIDDFLKERGMLGSMVQMFLGNSSLIDRVHPEIIKFLRNAETKRFLSDLLVQEWDKVKQFSLQELDEKWNVKELAYSVKKQLLSHFSTKLILDKPVGYYVSAVALDLKTHFAPVLVDKGIKAASNALEGLLAKLKFEDIIREQIEHFPLKKMEELVISISNNELKMITFLGGFLGGLIGAIQAIFVTLF; encoded by the coding sequence TTGAATATATTCACAACGTTTATCTTTATGATTGTTATAGGCGCAGTCATAGGAGCAGCGACAAACCATCTTGCAATTAAAATGCTTTTTCGGCCTTATAAGCCATACTATTTATTTGGGAAACAGCTTCCATTTACACCAGGGCTCATTCCTAAAAGAAGAGATGAAGTAGCCAAGCAGGTTGGTGTCATGGTTATGGAGCATTTGCTCACGCCAGAAGGAATTCAAAAGCGATTTGAATCATCGGAGGCAAAGCAGGAGATCTTGCATACAGTCCATCGATATATTGACAAAGGCGCTGAAATGGAGATAACAGTGCTATCTTTGCTTGAAAGATTCGGCGTATCACAGGCTGACGTCAAAGCAGATGAATGGATCCATCAGTGGTCTGATCAAAAGCTCAATTCACTGCTTGAAAAATATAATGAGCAAACTTTATCTGAATTGCTTCCGCTAGATGTGGAAAACAAAATATCTTCAAAAATTCCAGATGCAGCAGATTATATTTTAAAGAGAGGGATTCATTATTTTGAAAGCGAGGAAGGTAAAGCAAGACTTGGCAATATGATTGATGATTTCTTAAAGGAACGAGGCATGCTTGGCAGTATGGTTCAAATGTTTCTAGGGAATTCAAGCTTAATTGATCGGGTACATCCTGAAATCATCAAATTTTTAAGAAACGCAGAAACAAAAAGATTTTTATCAGATTTGCTTGTTCAAGAATGGGACAAGGTGAAGCAGTTTTCTCTTCAGGAGCTAGATGAAAAATGGAATGTGAAGGAGCTTGCTTATAGTGTGAAAAAGCAATTGCTTTCACACTTCTCTACAAAGCTGATATTAGACAAGCCAGTTGGATATTATGTCAGTGCAGTAGCGCTTGATCTCAAAACACACTTTGCACCAGTGCTTGTCGACAAGGGGATTAAAGCAGCATCGAATGCTTTAGAGGGACTGCTCGCAAAGCTCAAATTTGAAGATATCATTCGTGAGCAGATTGAACATTTTCCGCTTAAAAAAATGGAGGAGCTTGTGATTAGCATTTCCAACAATGAACTTAAAATGATCACGTTTTTAGGCGGTTTTTTAGGCGGATTAATCGGCGCAATTCAAGCAATCTTTGTCACGCTATTTTAA